In Gambusia affinis linkage group LG06, SWU_Gaff_1.0, whole genome shotgun sequence, one DNA window encodes the following:
- the pik3cb gene encoding phosphatidylinositol 4,5-bisphosphate 3-kinase catalytic subunit beta isoform, which yields MPPAMTDLLDIWAAHSPLAGQAPDQITVDFLLPTGIYIQMDVPREATIQHIKLLLWKQAQNFPLFPSLGEMESHMFECVNQAAVHEELEDETRRLCDVRPFLPVLKLVTRNCGRAERLLDSKIGVLIGKGLHELDGINDQEVKDFRSKMFRLSEEKMQRVQMMTCNEWLQACFSPQLEPAALTTITDGLNDRPADLKVIIHFDQSQDSTSLKVSSSWTPSELMEMAVKKWLITHAPEEEEWSGQYVLRVSHCLEFLCGDHPLIQYKYIRTCLQAKESPHLTLVHTSTIKDMFDKEMSAISAVVSRKSSNPPLPLPPKRRIPTQAQTCVWDVTSSFRIVLVKGSKVNAEESAKVQVRAGLFHGTELLCKPAVSSETSGRSEHTWRDNALEFDISISDLPRMTRLCFAIYAVMDKVKKQKSTKNPHINKYQTIRKAGKVHYPIAWVNTMVFDYKGQLKTGDIILHCWSSFPDELEEMLNPIGTIQTNPYTENATALHIHFPEYSPYPIVFPPFDKILEKAAQIARASDSMSIGRGGKKFHIELKEIMERDPLSQLCENEKDLIWTLRHDCRENFPQSLPKLLLSVKWSKHEDMAQLQALLQIWPKLCPRDALELLDFNYPDQYVREYAVGCLRDMSDEELSQYLLQLVQVLRYEPYYDCALTHFLLERAERNRKIGHFLFWHLRSEIHMPAVSVQFSLILEAYCRGSIPHIEVLKKQVEALTKLKSVNELIKLGTLKNARSKTKEAMLTKEAMITCLRQSGYSEALSDLSSPLNPSVLLSDISVEKCRYMDSKMKPLWIVYNNKLLNGDTLGIIFKNGDDLRQDMLTLQILRLMDLLWKEANLDLRIVPYGCLATGDRAGLIEVVSSADTIANIQLTNSNVAATAAFNKDALLNWLKERNSGDALDRAIEEFTLSCAGYCVATYVLGIGDRHSDNIMVRSTGQLFHIDFGHILGNFKSKFGIKRERVPFILTHDFIHVIQQGKTGNTEKFGSFRQYCEDAYLILRKNGNLFITLFALMLTAGLPELTSVKDIQYLKDSLALGKTDDEALKQFRQKFDEALRESWTTKVNWMAHNVAKDNRS from the exons ATGCCTCCTGCCATGACAGACCTCCTGGACATATGGGCGGCCCACTCGCCCCTGGCCGGACAAGCTCCGGATCAGATCACCGTGGACTTCCTGCTGCCCACCGGCATCTACATCCAGATGGATGTTCCCCGCGAGGCCACAATTCAACACATCAAACTG CTCTTATGGAAGCAGGCTCAGAACTTCCCACTGTTTCCCTCCCTTGGCGAAATGGAGAGCCACATGTTCGAATGTGTCAACCAGGCAGCTGTGCACGAAGAACTGGAGGATGAAACCCGCCGACTCTGCGACGTTCGGCCCTTTCTGCCAGTCCTGAAGCTGGTGACACGCAACTGTGGACGAGCTGAGCGCCTGCTGGACTCCAAAATAGGAGTACTCATTGGAAAAG GTCTCCATGAACTGGATGGCATTAATGACCAGGAGGTGAAGGACTTCCGCAGTAAGATGTTTCGTCTCAGTGAAGAGAAGATGCAACGAGTGCAAATGATGACGTGCAACGAGTGGCTGCAGGCCTGTTTCTCGCCGCAGCTGGAGCCTGCAGCATTGACGACTATCACAGATGGGCTCAATGACCGGCCAGCCGATCTTAAAGTCATCATCCACTTTGACCAGTCTCAG gACTCAACAAGTCTAAAGGTTTCGTCGTCTTGGACCCCCTCTGAGCTGATGGAGATGGCTGTGAAGAAGTGGCTTATCACTCACGCACccgaggaggaggagtggaGTGGTCAGTACGTGCTCCGAGTCAGCCATTGCCTGGAGTTCCTCTGTGGAGACCATCCTCTGATTCAATACAAG TACATTCGCACATGCCTTCAAGCTAAGGAGTCTCCTCACCTCACCCTGGTCCACACCAGCACCATTAAGGACATGTTCGACAAGGAAATGTCTGCCATCAGTGCCGTAGTCAGCCGCAAGTCCTCCAATCCACCATTACCACTACCTCCCAAACGAAGGATTCCCACG CAAGCCCAGACATGTGTGTGGGATGTGACGAGCTCATTCAGGATAGTCCTGGTGAAAGGCAGCAAGGTGAATGCCGAAGAGAGCGCAAAG GTCCAGGTGAGGGCAGGCCTCTTTCACGGCACAGAACTGCTGTGCAAGCCGGCCGTGAGCAGTGAGACCAGTGGGCGCTCTGAGCACACCTGGAGGGACAACGCTCTGGAGTTCGATATCTCCATCTCTGATTTACCACGCATGACCCGGCTGTGCTTCGCTATCTACGCCGTCATGGATAAGGTCAAGAAGCAGAAGTCCACCAAGAATCCTCACATAAACAAATACCAGACCATCCGAAAGGCAGGGAAAGTG CACTACCCCATAGCTTGGGTCAACACAATGGTGTTTGACTACAAAGGGCAGCTGAAGACTGGAGACATTATCCTGCACTGCTGGTCTTCTTTTCCTG ATGAACTTGAAGAGATGCTGAACCCAATAGGAACCATTCAGACCAACCCATACACTGAAAACGCCACAGCGCTGCACATCCACTTTCCAGAGTACTCTCCATATCCTATCGTCTTTCCCCCTTTCGACAAG ATCCTGGAAAAAGCAGCACAGATTGCCAGAGCCAGTGACTCCATGTCCATA GGTCGTGGTGGTAAGAAGTTCCACATAGAACTGAAGGAAATTATGGAGCGGGACCCGCTTTCTCAGCTGTGTGAAAACGAGAAGGATTTAATTTGGACACTACGCCACGACTGCCGTGAGAATTTCCCCCAGTCTCTACCAAAGCTGCTGCTCTCCGTTAAGTGGAGCAAACACGAGGACATGGCCCAG CTCCAGGCCCTGCTTCAGATTTGGCCCAAACTTTGTCCCAGAGATGCTCTGGAGCTTCTGGACTTCAACTATCCTGATCAGTATGTCAGAGAATACGCTGTGGGCTGCCTGCGGGACATGAG CGATGAGGAACTGTCCCAGTACCTCCTGCAGTTGGTGCAGGTGTTGCGTTATGAGCCTTATTATGACTGCGCACTCACCCACTTCTTGCTGGAACGTGCAGAAAGGAACCGTAAAATTGGACACTTCCTCTTCTGGCATCTTCG GTCAGAGATCCACATGCCAGCCGTGTCAGTCCAGTTCTCCCTCATCCTGGAGGCCTATTGTAGAGGAAGCATCCCTCATATTGAGGTTTTAAAGAAACAG gTAGAAGCCCTGACTAAGCTGAAGTCTGTCAATGAGTTAATCAAGCTGGGAACCCTTAAAAACGCTCGAAGCAAAACAAAGGAAGCCATGTTGACCAAGGAGGCCATGATAACGTGTTTGAGACAGAGCGGCTACTCGGAGGCTCTGTCAGACCTCAGTTCCCCTCTCAACCCCAGTGTGCTGCTGTCTGACATCAG TGTGGAGAAGTGTCGCTATATGGACTCCAAGATGAAGCCTCTTTGGATTGTTTACAACAACAAGCTGCTTAATGGAGATACTTTGGGAATCATCTTCAAAAATGGAGACG aCTTGAGGCAAGACATGTTGACCCTGCAGATACTGAGGTTGATGGATCTTCTGTGGAAGGAAGCCAATCTGGACCTCAG GATTGTTCCATATGGTTGCTTAGCAACGGGTGACAGAGCAGGACTCATTGAAGTGGTCTCGTCAGCTGACACGATCGCCAACATCCAGTTGACCAACAGCAATGTTGCAGCAACCGCAGCGTTCAACAAGGACGCCTTGCTAAACTGGCTGAAAGAAAGGAACTCTGG TGATGCTCTCGACCGGGCCATCGAGGAGTTCACGTTGTCCTGTGCGGGCTACTGTGTAGCTACTTACGTCCTGGGCATTGGAGACCGCCACAGCGACAACATCATGGTCCGCAGCACAGGGCAG CTGTTTCACATAGACTTCGGTCACATCCTTGGCAACTTCAAGTCCAAGTTCGGCATCAAGAGGGAACGCGTACCCTTTATCCTCACACATGACTTCATCCACGTCATTCAACAGGGCAAGACGGGGAACACGGAAAAATTTGGCAG TTTTCGTCAATATTGCGAGGACGCTTATCTTATCTTGAGGAAGAACGGCAACCTCTTCATCACGTTGTTTGCTCTCATGCTGACTGCTGGACTACCTGAGTTAACCTCTGTCAAAGACATCCAATACCTAAAG GACTCTCTTGCTCTGGGGAAGACAGACGATGAGGCCTTGAAGCAGTTCCGCCAAAAGTTTGATGAAGCGCTGAGAGAAAGTTGGACGACCAAGGTCAACTGGATGGCTCACAACGTGGCCAAAGACAACCGCTCCTAG